TTCCATCTATTCCAGTTCCATCATCTACGACACTTAAAATAACAACATCTTCATTCTTGTCATCATATTGACTACTACTTGATCTGGTCTTCTCAACGAAGATCTTAATATTATTAGAATCTGGTATGTCTACTGCATTAATGATCACGTTTTCAATCGTAAATTTCACCCTGTTCTTGTCTGCATATATCATCAGGCGATCATCAGTCGTAGAAATGCTAAAATTTTTCTTGGTAATGGATAAAATATTCTTTTTGAGTTGTTTAGTAATTTCTCTTATCACTTTCATTAGATCAAAAGTTTCTTTATTTAGGAGAAAAGTTTCATTTTCTATTTCTGTGATATCGATCATATTGTTCACATGTTTGGCAAGTTTTTGTGCACACGCATTTATTATATCGAGAATATCACGATATTTATTGAAATCCTCTTTCTTCTCAAGTAATATCTCAGAAAACCCTAATATCGGCTGTATAGGATTTCTCAATCCGTTAGCAAAATTATGAACGAATTCTTTTTGCAACTTATCTTGTAATTTCAGTTGTGTAATTGCCATTTCTGATTTCTTGTATAATTCATCCTGACTCCACAACATTCCAAGAATTGTATTATAGGTAGATACTACCGATCCGCTATTAGAGTGGATTGTAAAACTGATATCATTTTCAAATATACTGTGAGATATTTCTTCAAAACCTCTGATTTCTGAAATAAATAGTTCTTTTCTGTCTACAGTCAAAATCATAAGGTCTCTAGGTAATTGGGAGTTTGCGGATTCTTTATTCATATATTTTATTCTTATATCATAATCTTGTCTGATTTGGCTAAACTCTGTTAACGGAGCCTTTCTTTCAACAGAATTATTGGTAAGAACTATTACAATTATTTTTATATCTTTTGATTTACTCTTAGAAACATGATTTATGATTTCTGAAATTTTTTGCCCTATCTGTTCATTAGAAACACCATCATCTGATACAGAGTAAAAAATACATAGTTCCTTAGTTAAGGAATTCAAAGCCTGTTCATATTTTATCATGATGGCATTTTCATCAGTTATAAGTTCACAAACATCTCTTTCAAGTCCCTGCTCAATCTGTTTAATCCTTATCCTTGCAGGAATTGCCTTTTCCCACAACATGTCAAATATAAGTTTCTGTTGTTCTACCAGCCATTTGTTTTTACTATAAATATGAATCGGACTTGAGTTAGGGTCGTCATTTTTTGACTCTAACAGGCTTAAATATTCAAAATCATTTATAATTATTCCACCTTGAATGTTATCTAAGTGACGTAACTCAACAATTTCCAATATTTTCTTACAACTTTCTATGTTTGCATTTTCTATATTCGTAATATATCTGACTCTTTTACCCAGATTTCTTAAATTCCTTATACAACCATGAATTACTTCTGACTCTAAAAGCAATGGTGATCCGTCTGTAATTCCAAAACCATCCAAATGATTCACAGCGTTATAGAGTAACTGAGTAAAGCCCTTAGTGATATCGTTAGGGTTATCAAGAATCTTAAAGGAAGCCAATCTCACTCTCCGATACTAAATAAATCATGATTTTGCTAAGCGGCTTTACTTGCATGTTTTGTAATTGACTAATAATGTCTTTCATATTATTTAAAAACTAAACATCGACATTTTGAAATCTAATATTGTTCATATATCTTAAAATTTTTAAATCAATATTGTAGATATGTTTATTTTAATTGTCTTCTACTTTCTGCATCTTACCTCTTATATTATCTATTAGTGATGGTGTAAAATCATTCGAATTTAGGTTATGATCTCTTTTTCCATGCTCCATAACCTTTTTCATTATTTCTGCATCATTATCCTCCGTAACTGTATAATTACAATCAAATCCTACATCACTACATTTGAAACTTAGCATTCGTTAATTTAGTAAATGTATTTAAAATGTTTATGGTTTAAATATTATTCAAATTATATTAACAAAACTTAAATTAACTTAAATAGATCAGAAAACTAAATTCTTTTGTAGGCTAGGATTCTCATACATGTATTTTTTTATATGTTCGTTCCCTTTTATTAAAAGCAACAAATCAATTTACTACTAATGCTCAAGACTACTTTCTTATTGGGATGATCATTACTGATTAAACTATTTTCACCATCGTTTTTCTTATCGACCAGGATAAAATAAAATGATTGATTGTTGTCATCATCTAACAATTCAGCATTACAAATTTTTTCCTTTCCATTGCACTCATATTTAAAAGAATTTTCAATCTTCAAAAGGAATAGTCAATGTTATTAAAATCACTTAGTTAGTTTTGTCCAGAAAAGTGTTATCAAACTTTTGCTTAGCATCTATTTAATCTATCAAAGTAAACCTTGTTTATGGAATATGTAATATTTGCTTTTATCCTCTCATTGATCTTCGCACCCATTCTTAGCCTAAACCAAGAACTAATCACCCCAAATGAAATTGATAAAATCTTTAATAATTTGACCCCTGATTTCATTGGAGGTAAAACCAACTCAAATTTGCTGATACATATTATTTCTAATTTGGTCCATTGATTCGTTTTTACTTTATGCAAAAATTTTTTATCTAGTAATAATCGGTTTTAACTTTTCAAAGTAAATTGCTATTGTTATTAGTCATTCATCAAGCAATTACAATAAAAGAAAATTGAGTGTTATTCTAATGTCAAACTTTTCAATATTGCAGCACGGTTGTCGCCGAAAAATATATCAAATCCAGCAGATACTAGAAAAGCCGAGTCCTTAGATTTTAATCAATTCCAATGTTTACTGTTATCTAAGAAAACCTGGCCATATTGTTCCCCTATCTTTGATTCTGTTTCATAGGAAACTTCATCATTGCTGAGCAATTCACTTATTTTGAAAAAATAAAACTCAAGTTCTGGTGGACTAATTATAAGAGCATGTCCACCTTTATTTCCAACAGTAAATCTATGTGGAGTTCCTTTAGGAATGAAGATCACGTCTCCAGAATTACCTGTTACCGGTTCCTCATCTAAAATGAATTCGTAATCGCCTTCAATTATGTAAAAGGTTTCTGGACCTTTGGGATGCATATGAGAGGGAGGCCCCATATTAGGCGGATATGTTACATCTAAAATACTGTATTTACCGTTTGTCTCAGAAGTAAGAACTTTGATAGTAAATGTCGCACCATGAAAATCAAATGGTTTATCCTTCACGTCATATTCTCTCTTTCTATATGAACTATATTGGCAGATAAAGTTAAATATTTTCAAATAAAAACAGTCTTATATTGTCATTGCTATCTGCACATTCTATCATTATGGTGGATGACGAGACAGAAATTATCTAATGATATATCTTTACCTCTAATTTCCTGTAAAAATGTTTAGTAATAATTTAATAAAAAGAATATCTGTTAGAATATTTTATTTAATATTTTTTACCCGTATTCTTATCTACTAGTGCTAACCTTCATTCCGTAATCAGGTTGAATATAAGGTTTACTTATCAAAGGTCTTTTGATGACAACTATAACAACAAATGTCGAAATACAAGCACCAGTAGAACAGGTTTTTGCGTTTTATACAAATCCAGATAATATTAAGGAATCATGGCCTCGAGATATAATTAAGGAATCAAAAAATCTTTCAGGACAAAAAAGTGAAGAAGGTTCTGTGATGAAAGTTGAAGGAGAATATAGGGGTAAAAGAGAAGAGATGATTCTAGAAGTCTCTCAAAAAGAACAAAACAAGAAACTGGTTACAAAACAAACAGAAGGCCCATTTCAACATTGGGAAAGTATTCAAGAGTTTCAAAGTAATGGCGGTAACACTACAACAGTAAACCATACTATAAACTATGAACTACCAACAACTGGAAAGATTGCTAACTTCTTAAGCGGAAGTCAAGCAGAAGATAAAATTAGACAAGGAATAGAACAAGCAGCACAAACAGTAAAACAAAAACTAGAATCAAGTTAATCACACTTAACTGAAATCTAAAATGTCAACCAATTCCTTAAATACCATCAACTATTTTGAGTTACCATCAGATAATATTGAAGAATTAAAAGAATTTTATTCTTTAATTTTTAATTGGGAATTCGAAGAAGGCAAAGATAATTCTGACTATTGGTATATTGAAAACGCCGGAATAAAAGGAGCACTGTTAAAACGACGTGCTCCTGATCAAAAACCTACAGTGTATGTTGAAGTGGATTCGTTAGATGAATGTGTTTCTAAAGCAAAAAATGCTGGAGCCGAAATTGTCTTGGATAAGCAACAAGTATCAGAAGGATACTTTGCTATATTAAAGGACCCGCAACAAAATATTATAGGGATCTGGGAACCAAAGTCTTAAAATATCATGATTTTTACCAATATTTTATTTTTAATCTAACTTCCAGATATTCTTTTCGAGGTATCCAAAACGTGATTCCAATTATTGTCAATGATCTAAGCATCGTCAATATTCAAGCACTATATAAAAAATTAAAGCATTATGAACCAGGATGTTCTGTCATGTAGGTTCAAGACCAATCTTAAACGTTCAATATTTCTAATTGTCTAAACATTAACTTTGAATCATAGTATATTCTTATCATCTTAACCTTCATTAATTCGTCAAATTCAAAAACAAAAACACTATTGATCGAAAATCTTTTGTCACTTGGAGGATTTCCCATAAACAAGCCCAATTGCTGACCTGCAACATTGATCTCAGACATTACAATTCCATGGTTGTTGTTACTATAACAGAGTGTAAGTGGTTTCATACAGAAATCAGGAAAACTAAGAAACACTTCTGATAGAAAGTTATTAACGATTATTTTGCCTTTACGTCTACCAAACCCATCACTTTTGATTAGAATCTCATCTGTAACCATAGAAAGGATTCTATTAATCTGATGATTATTTATCTCAAGTATTAGATTGTAAAATATCTCTTGTCTGTTTTTTCTGCTACTAAGTTTCATTAAGTCAATAGAACTTACAAATATCCATCTTAATAAGAAAGATAACTGGATGTTAAGAGTTACCACTAGCATGACAAATAGTCTATAACTAACGGCATATTCAGATAAGAAATAAAGATACTGAAACTATGTGTTTTGTGAACATAAAAATTGTCTATCATAAACACTCAAAGGCCAAGACTATGAGAATTTTTTAAACATTCATTACAAACCCAAAGATTGTTGATATATTTTCCTTCCGTGATTTGTCCTTCTTTTTTTACTGCTGGTTCTAAATGATCAGTAACAAAGGCGCCACATCTACTGCACGTAGGTATAATGCTTTTGACCATCAAAGGGTTGAAACTTTATCATTCATTAAGGTTTTGGATTAAAAGTATTTAAAATATTTTAAAAATCGAGTTGATATGGGTTAACCGAATTAGATATCGGTTTAACTCATACTGAACTCAACTATAGCAACTAACCATTAGACAAAACTTTACAAAACTCAACATATGAAAAATAAGACTAATAGTTATGGCTATTTTTTTTGGTATTAATCGGTGATGGAAGCAGAGTGATAAGGCTCTACACATTTCGGACACATCGCGTGATCATCAAGGCATTCTTTACAGTGATCACTACTCGCCTCAAATTCAGTTTTATCCCCTTTATAATAACATTTCTCGCCTACTAATTCCACCATGGTTATAAAAGTGAGTAATCGTAACTTAATAATTTCTTCATAATTTTTTTTTAGAAGCAATATCTCTAATATTTTTTTCAATATCGGGCATATTGGCTATTATAAAATTTTGCTCTTGTCATATTCTAATCACCTTAAATTCAATATAATCGTTTTTCTATTGTATGTTCAAAAGACAGCAGGTGTAATCTTTGGACGAAGTATTTGATTTTATCACCCTTACCTACTTAGTAAATATTCAAGATTGCGTTTTACAGTGAAAAATGAAGTAACAATATTTCTGGTATACCAAAATTAAAGAAAATTGTTAAATTCGTATTTGTTGAATATAAAGTATGAAAATTGAAGAATGTCGTGATGAACGAAAACTATGATCTGAGAAAATACATTTTGGATATCAACTAATAGTCAAAAGGGATGGATAAAGGTATTAGAGCATGATGGAAGCATAGAATCGAGAAAGGATCTGTCTCTATAATTATAATATAATACATTGTCCATTTTGTGGAATTCTGATAGAGGGTCAAATGGACTAATCTAATAAAACAGTCATCAAATAGATTTTTTATCTAATGTGAGTATCATCCAAAGATTATCTGTATCTTTTATTTAATGCCATCATGGATTAAT
Above is a window of Candidatus Nitrosocosmicus arcticus DNA encoding:
- a CDS encoding sensor histidine kinase; the protein is MASFKILDNPNDITKGFTQLLYNAVNHLDGFGITDGSPLLLESEVIHGCIRNLRNLGKRVRYITNIENANIESCKKILEIVELRHLDNIQGGIIINDFEYLSLLESKNDDPNSSPIHIYSKNKWLVEQQKLIFDMLWEKAIPARIRIKQIEQGLERDVCELITDENAIMIKYEQALNSLTKELCIFYSVSDDGVSNEQIGQKISEIINHVSKSKSKDIKIIVIVLTNNSVERKAPLTEFSQIRQDYDIRIKYMNKESANSQLPRDLMILTVDRKELFISEIRGFEEISHSIFENDISFTIHSNSGSVVSTYNTILGMLWSQDELYKKSEMAITQLKLQDKLQKEFVHNFANGLRNPIQPILGFSEILLEKKEDFNKYRDILDIINACAQKLAKHVNNMIDITEIENETFLLNKETFDLMKVIREITKQLKKNILSITKKNFSISTTDDRLMIYADKNRVKFTIENVIINAVDIPDSNNIKIFVEKTRSSSSQYDDKNEDVVILSVVDDGTGIDGMILPSLFSKFVADSRDGLGLGLYLAKSIIDRHGGEMWAENNKNGKGATIRFSLPIS
- a CDS encoding DUF1059 domain-containing protein, encoding MLSFKCSDVGFDCNYTVTEDNDAEIMKKVMEHGKRDHNLNSNDFTPSLIDNIRGKMQKVEDN
- a CDS encoding cupin domain-containing protein, translating into MKDKPFDFHGATFTIKVLTSETNGKYSILDVTYPPNMGPPSHMHPKGPETFYIIEGDYEFILDEEPVTGNSGDVIFIPKGTPHRFTVGNKGGHALIISPPELEFYFFKISELLSNDEVSYETESKIGEQYGQVFLDNSKHWN
- a CDS encoding SRPBCC family protein is translated as MTTITTNVEIQAPVEQVFAFYTNPDNIKESWPRDIIKESKNLSGQKSEEGSVMKVEGEYRGKREEMILEVSQKEQNKKLVTKQTEGPFQHWESIQEFQSNGGNTTTVNHTINYELPTTGKIANFLSGSQAEDKIRQGIEQAAQTVKQKLESS
- a CDS encoding VOC family protein, which encodes MSTNSLNTINYFELPSDNIEELKEFYSLIFNWEFEEGKDNSDYWYIENAGIKGALLKRRAPDQKPTVYVEVDSLDECVSKAKNAGAEIVLDKQQVSEGYFAILKDPQQNIIGIWEPKS
- a CDS encoding ester cyclase — encoded protein: MKLSSRKNRQEIFYNLILEINNHQINRILSMVTDEILIKSDGFGRRKGKIIVNNFLSEVFLSFPDFCMKPLTLCYSNNNHGIVMSEINVAGQQLGLFMGNPPSDKRFSINSVFVFEFDELMKVKMIRIYYDSKLMFRQLEILNV